The genome window TAACCCACCGCATATTCAGTAAAATTTCTCAGAAAAGTAGACTTAAACGCTAGAACAATATCACTTTTAGGAATTCCCAGTTCTACTAATTCTTTCGCAATTCCCGGCTCAGTTTTATCTTGCTGAATCCAAATTTTACGATCTTTGAGATCGAGATGAACCAAGCTCCCATAGACTCTCATTTGCTCGTGCCAACCCACAACCATCACTAAGTAGTGACCCTGAGCGCGATCGCAAATTATTTCTACTTCTTCTCCTTCCCGCGTCACCATTTCCGAGAAGCTACTCAGAATTGTTTCAATCGCCTCTTGATAATTTAGGTTCTCCATAACACAATTTCCTCTGTATCGGGTCGAAAAACTAAAAGCTTTAAGTCATGTTCTTCAATTCTTTTTTGAATAAATTTTAATTGAAAAAACTCACGATGAATTTCTAACGGAATTGCGAGATACATCGTATAATCGGGCATCACCTCTCTTAAGCCCGAACGATAGTTGAGATATTGACCCAAAGCCGCATGAAATTGATAGATGTTCGACTCTTCTTGAAAATTCTTGACTTCTACAGCGATTTTTCGACCGTTTTTTTCGGCACTAATCAATTTTTGTGCTGCTAAATCGACAAACAAGGCTAGACCTTCTTCATCAACTTGAACCCGAAAATTTTCCCGCAAAACGATCCATCCATCTTTCTGTAAGGCAATTTTGACGGCATCGTGAAATAGATCTTTGGCAGGCATTTAAGAATGGATAAATCCTTTATCTCTATTTTAGACTGTCCGATTGCCGATGCGATGGTGTATTGAAGCGTTTTTTGAAGAATGTGCGCGATCGCGTGAATGAGGAATATTATATTGATCCAGTGCGCGATCGCGTTTTCTGCTTTTCTCTAATTTAGGCGAGATCGTTAAGTTTCAAGTCGGTACGCGATCGCGAATTTAGGAGTTTTTGACGGCTAACGAGAGAATGGAGGTTTCAGTCCTCGTCCACGGCGGTCAAGCCAGCGAGAAATCAGGGATGTCAGCACTTACCCAGAAAATTGTTCGGACTGTCGCTTGAAGATAAATCAATTTTTTGTAATTTAGGAAAGTTCTAAAAATGACGACACTCAAAAATATAATTTCATCCTACGTGGACAAGCCACATAGTGCCAAAGACAAAAAAGATCTTAAAAATTTGTTAGAACAGGAAAACAACATTACTTTATTGGAATATCTGGGCCAAGAATATTTTCCGGACACAGAAGTTTCTATCCCTATTTATGAAAGAATTTTAGAATTGAAGCCTAATAATATAGAAACGATCATATCAATCGGCAGTCTTTTTTGGCTAGATGGAGAATATGATGAATCTCAAAAGAGGCTTGAGATTGTCAAAAAAATGGATCCAGAAAGAGTAGATGTTATGGGTTTTGAAGCTCTCATT of Lusitaniella coriacea LEGE 07157 contains these proteins:
- a CDS encoding XisI protein; protein product: MENLNYQEAIETILSSFSEMVTREGEEVEIICDRAQGHYLVMVVGWHEQMRVYGSLVHLDLKDRKIWIQQDKTEPGIAKELVELGIPKSDIVLAFKSTFLRNFTEYAVG
- a CDS encoding element excision factor XisH family protein, whose product is MPAKDLFHDAVKIALQKDGWIVLRENFRVQVDEEGLALFVDLAAQKLISAEKNGRKIAVEVKNFQEESNIYQFHAALGQYLNYRSGLREVMPDYTMYLAIPLEIHREFFQLKFIQKRIEEHDLKLLVFRPDTEEIVLWRT
- a CDS encoding tetratricopeptide repeat protein, which gives rise to MTTLKNIISSYVDKPHSAKDKKDLKNLLEQENNITLLEYLGQEYFPDTEVSIPIYERILELKPNNIETIISIGSLFWLDGEYDESQKRLEIVKKMDPERVDVMGFEALITSNLYKKIELYKKILKKDPTSENALALLKQTESQIKEEGGWKLVNGLPILYLKS